In Streptomyces sp. NBC_00306, a single genomic region encodes these proteins:
- a CDS encoding DUF2252 domain-containing protein: MSVPHTAEVTAEQRGEQILAVFGTAFGELLAADPAAFRVKFRKMAASAFAFYRGTACLFYHDLEREQHGGPYLDERTGRVWIHGDLHAENFGTYMDANGRLIFNVNDFDEAYVGPFTWDLKRLAASLALIGYTKALSDEQITELVRIYAAAYRERIHALAAGAKNDEVPPFTLDTAEGPLLDALRVARSLTRFGLLDSMTEIRDFERRFASGGGTIELDAATRYKVLAAFDGYLETLPESSLTRPDSYRVKDVVGRRGIGIGSAGLPSYNILLEGNSDALENDVVIYMKQAQTPAVSRHIDDPSVREYFQHEGHRTVISQRALQDHADPWLGWTELDGAGQLVAEVSPYAVDLDWSDIDDPEEIAAVVADLGRATATMHGAADDESGHSLVPFSTERAIDAAIAADEDGFADLLVDFAHGYGSRARKDHQIFVDLFRNGRIPGL, translated from the coding sequence ATGTCGGTACCGCACACCGCCGAGGTCACGGCCGAACAGCGCGGTGAGCAGATCCTCGCCGTATTCGGGACCGCCTTCGGCGAGCTCCTGGCCGCCGATCCGGCCGCCTTCCGGGTCAAGTTCCGGAAGATGGCGGCCTCCGCGTTCGCCTTCTACCGCGGCACCGCCTGCCTCTTCTACCACGACCTCGAGCGGGAGCAGCACGGCGGTCCGTACCTGGACGAGCGCACCGGCAGGGTGTGGATCCACGGCGATCTGCACGCCGAGAACTTCGGCACGTACATGGACGCCAACGGCCGGCTGATCTTCAACGTCAACGACTTCGACGAGGCCTATGTCGGCCCCTTCACCTGGGACCTGAAGCGGCTGGCCGCGTCCCTCGCCCTGATCGGCTACACCAAGGCCCTCAGCGACGAGCAGATCACCGAGCTGGTGCGGATCTACGCCGCCGCCTACCGCGAGCGCATCCACGCCCTGGCCGCCGGCGCCAAGAACGACGAGGTGCCGCCCTTCACGCTGGACACCGCCGAGGGCCCGCTGCTGGACGCGCTGCGCGTGGCCCGCTCGCTGACCCGCTTCGGCCTGCTCGACTCGATGACGGAGATCCGGGACTTCGAGCGCCGCTTCGCCTCCGGCGGGGGCACGATCGAGCTGGACGCGGCGACCCGGTACAAGGTCCTGGCGGCCTTCGACGGCTATCTGGAGACGCTGCCCGAGTCCAGCCTGACCCGCCCCGACTCCTACCGGGTCAAGGACGTGGTCGGCCGGCGAGGCATCGGCATCGGTTCCGCCGGCCTCCCCTCGTACAACATCCTGCTGGAGGGCAACAGCGACGCCCTCGAGAACGACGTCGTGATCTACATGAAGCAGGCGCAGACCCCGGCGGTCTCCCGGCACATCGACGACCCGTCGGTGCGGGAGTACTTCCAGCACGAGGGTCACCGCACGGTGATCTCGCAGCGCGCTCTCCAGGACCACGCCGATCCGTGGCTGGGCTGGACCGAGCTCGACGGCGCCGGCCAGCTGGTCGCCGAGGTCTCGCCGTACGCGGTGGACCTGGACTGGTCGGACATCGACGACCCGGAGGAGATCGCGGCGGTCGTCGCGGACCTCGGCCGGGCCACCGCCACGATGCACGGTGCCGCCGATGACGAGAGCGGCCACTCGCTGGTGCCGTTCTCCACGGAGCGGGCCATCGACGCGGCGATCGCTGCGGACGAGGACGGTTTCGCCGATCTGCTGGTCGACTTCGCGCACGGCTACGGCTCCCGGGCGCGCAAGGACCACCAGATCTTCGTGGACCTGTTCCGCA